One genomic region from Proteus vulgaris encodes:
- a CDS encoding MBL fold metallo-hydrolase produces MKKLLPLTLATTAFFATSALATDLTLDIYNPGEASVFPVSSEIIYGDKDAVLIDAQFQKNDAQALVDKIKASGKNLTYIYISHSDPDFYFGLDVITDAFPNAKVIATAPTIKAINETQAGKLAYWGPVLKENAPQKIIIPEVLKGDSFSLEGETISVKGLDGQSPDRTYLYVPKLNAVMGGVLVSENIHVWLADTQTVEERQHWVSSLQQIKSLSPKTVIPGHYLPKATYDLQAVDFTMNYLTEAEKNLEKTKNSDEFIAAIEKNHQNLADKSSLELSAKVLKGEMQWPQ; encoded by the coding sequence ATGAAAAAATTACTTCCTTTAACACTTGCAACTACCGCATTCTTCGCAACATCAGCATTAGCGACTGATTTAACATTAGATATTTATAACCCAGGAGAAGCGAGTGTTTTCCCTGTTTCTTCTGAAATTATTTATGGCGATAAAGATGCCGTTTTAATTGATGCACAATTTCAAAAAAATGATGCTCAAGCTTTGGTTGATAAAATAAAAGCCTCTGGAAAAAATCTGACTTATATCTATATCAGCCATTCTGATCCTGACTTTTATTTTGGGTTAGATGTTATTACTGATGCATTTCCAAATGCTAAAGTGATTGCAACAGCACCCACAATTAAAGCCATTAATGAAACTCAAGCAGGAAAACTTGCCTACTGGGGACCTGTACTTAAAGAAAATGCCCCTCAGAAAATCATCATTCCTGAAGTATTAAAAGGCGATAGTTTTTCTCTAGAAGGTGAAACCATTTCAGTCAAAGGTTTAGATGGACAATCTCCAGATAGAACATACCTTTATGTTCCAAAACTTAATGCAGTAATGGGTGGTGTTTTAGTCTCTGAAAATATTCATGTTTGGTTAGCCGATACTCAAACTGTGGAAGAGCGCCAACATTGGGTTAGTTCGTTACAGCAAATAAAATCGCTATCCCCAAAAACCGTTATTCCTGGTCACTATTTACCAAAAGCAACGTATGATCTACAAGCCGTTGACTTCACAATGAATTACCTAACTGAGGCTGAGAAAAATCTTGAAAAAACGAAAAATTCAGATGAATTTATTGCAGCAATAGAAAAAAATCATCAGAATTTAGCAGATAAATCAAGCCTAGAACTTAGTGCAAAAGTACTAAAAGGAGAGATGCAGTGGCCTCAGTAG
- a CDS encoding LysR family transcriptional regulator, which yields MDKIKASEVFVTIVKQGSMIKAADYLGMSRAMVTRYLNEMEEWAGVRLLHRTTRKQSLTSVGEIVYEQSVQLLEMAERIPANIPKERHQISGLVRITSSQSLANSILSVAICEFMQRYPLIAVDLQITNQTVNLVEERIDIALRITNHLEPNLIARSLATCLSVVCAHKDYLAKKGIPQTPDELAQHQCLTYRFFGRSLWEFNLGDERYSVPVGGNLSANESVVLLQATLKGAGISLQPYYSAKPYIESGELEQILSDYQAQPMGIYAVLASRQNMPAAVRVLLDFLVEWFSSSPYWLALSGKSLG from the coding sequence ATGGATAAAATAAAAGCATCAGAAGTGTTTGTAACTATTGTGAAGCAGGGAAGCATGATAAAAGCTGCTGATTATCTAGGTATGTCTAGAGCTATGGTGACGCGTTATTTAAATGAGATGGAAGAGTGGGCAGGAGTGCGCTTATTGCATAGAACAACACGCAAACAAAGCCTAACATCAGTAGGCGAAATAGTATATGAACAGAGTGTACAGCTATTAGAAATGGCCGAACGTATACCCGCTAATATTCCTAAAGAGCGTCATCAAATCAGTGGGCTTGTTCGTATTACCAGTTCACAATCATTAGCAAACAGTATTTTGTCAGTGGCAATATGTGAATTTATGCAGCGTTATCCTTTAATTGCGGTTGATTTGCAAATTACTAATCAAACCGTGAATTTGGTGGAAGAACGTATTGATATTGCATTGCGTATTACGAATCACCTTGAGCCTAACTTAATCGCACGCTCGCTCGCGACATGTCTTTCTGTGGTATGTGCTCATAAAGATTACTTAGCAAAAAAAGGTATACCTCAAACGCCAGATGAACTCGCTCAGCATCAATGTTTAACTTACCGATTTTTTGGTCGTAGCTTGTGGGAATTTAATTTAGGTGACGAACGTTATTCAGTACCTGTTGGGGGGAATTTAAGCGCAAATGAATCGGTTGTTTTATTGCAAGCAACATTAAAAGGAGCTGGTATATCGTTACAACCTTATTACTCAGCCAAACCTTATATTGAAAGTGGTGAATTAGAACAAATTTTGTCTGACTATCAAGCTCAGCCGATGGGAATTTATGCGGTTTTAGCGAGCCGGCAAAATATGCCCGCAGCCGTTAGAGTATTGCTGGATTTCTTAGTAGAGTGGTTTTCATCATCACCTTATTGGCTTGCTTTATCGGGTAAAAGCTTGGGTTAG
- a CDS encoding LysR family transcriptional regulator, which produces MKAPFNWRHIEIFHAVMTTQNLTEAAELLKTSQPTVSRELSRLEHLLAFKLFDRIKGRLQPTTEGLRFFEEVQRSYYGLDRIINAAENIRHFNQAELNITCLPAFAQSLLPSICRQFLDKYPDVNLTIVPQESPLLEEWLSAQHYDLGLVEHTQTPAGTRQETILTLNEVAVLPKSHPLCKKPLLYPTDFQNERFISLSANDSYRQLIDTVFIKNRIARQLVMETQSAASICAMVSENIGISIVNPITALDYLDKSICLRPLSFTIPFTISLITPSHRPSSQLVTYFIDVMKEILSDYPKRLTQAFTR; this is translated from the coding sequence ATGAAAGCTCCTTTTAATTGGCGACATATTGAAATTTTTCATGCAGTGATGACCACTCAAAACCTTACTGAAGCCGCAGAGTTACTGAAAACGTCACAACCTACTGTCAGTAGAGAGCTATCTCGTCTTGAACATCTATTAGCATTTAAATTATTTGATAGAATAAAAGGCCGCTTACAGCCCACAACTGAAGGATTACGCTTTTTTGAGGAAGTACAGCGTTCTTATTATGGTTTAGATAGAATAATTAACGCTGCTGAAAATATTCGTCATTTTAACCAAGCAGAATTGAATATCACCTGCTTGCCCGCATTTGCTCAATCATTATTACCTTCAATCTGCCGACAATTTCTAGATAAATATCCTGACGTCAATTTAACTATTGTCCCTCAAGAATCCCCTTTATTAGAAGAGTGGTTATCCGCACAACATTACGATTTAGGATTGGTAGAACACACACAAACGCCAGCTGGAACGCGACAAGAAACTATACTTACACTCAATGAAGTCGCAGTTTTACCCAAGTCACATCCATTGTGTAAAAAACCATTGTTGTACCCTACTGATTTTCAAAATGAACGTTTTATTAGCCTGTCAGCCAATGATAGCTACCGACAATTAATTGATACCGTATTTATTAAAAATAGAATTGCACGACAGTTAGTAATGGAAACGCAAAGTGCCGCCTCTATTTGTGCAATGGTGAGTGAGAATATCGGCATTTCAATTGTTAACCCTATTACCGCACTTGATTACTTAGATAAGTCTATTTGCCTTCGTCCTTTAAGCTTTACTATCCCTTTTACCATCAGCTTAATTACCCCATCACATCGCCCTTCATCACAACTTGTTACCTATTTTATTGATGTAATGAAAGAAATATTATCAGATTATCCTAAACGGCTAACCCAAGCTTTTACCCGATAA
- the lysA gene encoding diaminopimelate decarboxylase — MTTSITMAQYQLAQTYGTPLWIYQGDTISQRIAQLKSFDVVRFAQKACSNIHILRLMKAQGVKVDSVSLGEIERALVAGYQGGREKSEIVFTADLLDERTIERVVELDIPVNAGSIDMLRQLGERNQGHAVWIRVNPGFGHGHSQKTNTGGENSKHGIWYEDVPEALAVIQQYNLTLVGFHMHIGSGVDYQHLASVCDAMVEQVLTSQVDIQAISAGGGLSTPYQEGDATVDLDHYFSLWDKARQRIAQHLGHSVELEIEPGRFLVAESGVLISQVRAVKSMGSRHYVLVDAGFSDLMRPAMYGSYHQISVLDSHGQIKPMTELQETIVAGPLCESGDVFTQQEGGTVVPRLLPQAQVGDYLVIHDTGAYGASMSSNYNSRPLIPEVLITEGVPQLIRRRQTIEELLALELDL; from the coding sequence ATGACAACATCAATAACTATGGCTCAATACCAATTAGCACAAACCTATGGAACGCCATTATGGATTTATCAAGGCGATACAATTTCTCAGCGTATTGCCCAGCTTAAATCTTTTGATGTAGTTCGATTTGCTCAAAAGGCGTGCTCCAATATTCATATTTTACGTTTAATGAAAGCACAGGGTGTCAAAGTTGACTCTGTTTCATTGGGGGAGATTGAACGCGCTTTAGTTGCCGGTTATCAAGGTGGCAGAGAAAAAAGTGAGATTGTTTTTACGGCTGATTTACTTGATGAAAGAACCATTGAACGTGTTGTTGAGTTAGATATTCCTGTTAATGCAGGCTCTATTGATATGCTCCGTCAATTAGGTGAGCGTAACCAAGGTCATGCAGTTTGGATAAGGGTTAACCCCGGATTTGGTCATGGGCATAGTCAAAAAACCAATACAGGTGGTGAAAACAGTAAGCATGGTATTTGGTATGAAGATGTGCCAGAAGCGTTAGCTGTGATCCAGCAATATAATCTAACTCTAGTTGGTTTTCATATGCATATTGGTTCGGGTGTTGACTATCAACATCTTGCTAGTGTCTGCGATGCAATGGTAGAGCAAGTGCTTACCTCTCAAGTTGATATTCAAGCGATTTCGGCAGGAGGCGGATTATCAACGCCTTATCAAGAAGGTGATGCAACGGTCGATTTGGATCACTATTTTTCTTTATGGGATAAAGCACGCCAACGTATTGCACAACACTTAGGGCATTCTGTTGAGTTAGAGATTGAGCCGGGACGTTTTTTAGTGGCTGAATCCGGTGTATTGATTTCACAAGTGAGAGCCGTTAAATCAATGGGAAGCCGTCATTATGTGCTGGTGGACGCTGGGTTTAGTGATTTAATGCGTCCTGCAATGTATGGCAGTTATCATCAGATTTCAGTTTTAGACAGTCATGGTCAAATAAAACCAATGACAGAATTACAAGAGACTATTGTGGCAGGTCCGTTGTGTGAATCGGGTGATGTTTTTACTCAGCAAGAAGGCGGTACGGTTGTTCCTCGTTTATTGCCTCAAGCACAGGTGGGCGATTATTTAGTGATCCATGATACGGGGGCGTATGGTGCGTCAATGTCATCAAATTATAATAGCCGACCACTTATTCCTGAAGTGTTGATAACAGAAGGCGTTCCTCAATTAATTCGTCGTCGCCAAACAATAGAAGAGTTATTAGCATTGGAGTTAGATCTCTAA
- the fadE gene encoding acyl-CoA dehydrogenase FadE gives MTLLSIVLFIILIGVLSYRKFGIAVSSLALIAYTLVMGIANIWSYWLLLPVALVLLPFTIPSIRRAYISVPALKAFQKVMPSMSKTEQEAIDAGTTWWEGELFRGAPDWKQLHNYPKPQLTAEEQAFLDGPVEEVCRMTNDFEITHELADLPPEIWQYLKDNRFFAMIIKKEYGGLEFSAYAQSRVLQKLSGVSGILAITVGVPNSLGPGELLQHYGTDEQKKRYLPGLAKGDEIPCFALTSPEAGSDAGAIPDSGIVCMGEWQGEQVLGLRLTWNKRYITLAPIATVLGLAFKLRDPDHLLSDDENPGITCALIPTDVKGVEIGHRHFPLNVPFMNGPTRGKDVFVPIDYIIGGPKMAGQGWRMLVECLSVGRGITLPSNSTGGLKSVAMATGAYSRVRRQFKIPIGKMEGIEEPLARLAGNAYLLDSAATLITTGIMLGEKPAVLSAIVKYHCTHRAQRGVIDAMDIVGGKGISLGPSNFVARSYQGSPIAITVEGANILTRSMIIYGQGAIRCHPYVLDEIAAARDNNLHDFDRALFGHIGHVASNTLRSLWLGITNGRLSNSPTNDETRRYYQQINRLSANMALLSDVSMGVLGGSLKRRERISARLGDILSHIFLASAALKRYEDEGRHTADLPLVHWSVKECLYQAENAIDELLRNFPSRAVAGTMRAIIFPLGKAQKLPSDKLDSKVAQLIQQPSETRDRIGRGQYLTPSEHNPHGLMEEALLDILAAEPIFDRICRLYEKKFNFTQLDKLADKALADKRVTQEEADILRKAEQSRLRSINVDEFDFDALAVPAKKPKTDKVKTDKAA, from the coding sequence ATGACACTACTCAGTATCGTACTTTTTATTATTCTTATTGGCGTACTTAGTTATCGCAAATTCGGTATTGCGGTAAGTAGCCTCGCACTTATTGCTTATACGTTAGTAATGGGTATCGCCAATATTTGGAGTTACTGGTTACTCCTCCCCGTTGCATTGGTTTTATTACCCTTTACTATTCCTTCTATTCGTAGAGCCTATATCTCAGTACCTGCACTTAAAGCATTTCAAAAAGTCATGCCTTCTATGTCTAAAACAGAACAAGAAGCTATTGATGCAGGTACAACATGGTGGGAAGGTGAGCTTTTCCGTGGTGCTCCCGATTGGAAACAACTTCATAATTACCCTAAACCACAGTTAACAGCTGAAGAACAAGCTTTCCTTGATGGACCTGTCGAAGAAGTTTGCCGTATGACAAACGACTTTGAGATCACACATGAATTAGCTGATTTACCTCCTGAAATTTGGCAATACCTTAAAGATAATCGCTTCTTTGCGATGATCATTAAAAAAGAGTACGGCGGATTAGAGTTTTCAGCCTACGCTCAATCACGCGTATTGCAAAAACTGTCGGGAGTATCTGGTATTTTAGCCATCACCGTGGGTGTACCTAATTCTTTAGGCCCCGGCGAACTGCTACAACACTACGGTACTGATGAACAGAAAAAACGCTATTTACCCGGTTTAGCCAAAGGCGATGAAATTCCTTGTTTCGCATTAACAAGCCCTGAAGCGGGCTCCGATGCAGGAGCTATTCCTGACAGTGGCATAGTCTGTATGGGTGAATGGCAAGGCGAGCAAGTACTTGGTCTTCGTTTAACATGGAATAAACGCTATATCACGCTCGCCCCTATCGCAACCGTATTAGGATTAGCATTTAAATTACGCGATCCTGACCATCTATTAAGTGATGACGAAAACCCAGGCATTACCTGTGCGTTAATTCCAACTGATGTCAAAGGTGTTGAAATCGGTCATCGTCATTTCCCACTGAACGTACCATTTATGAATGGACCGACTCGTGGTAAAGATGTTTTTGTTCCTATCGATTACATCATTGGTGGACCAAAAATGGCAGGTCAGGGCTGGAGAATGCTGGTGGAATGTCTCTCTGTTGGTCGAGGTATCACTCTCCCTTCAAACTCTACTGGCGGATTAAAAAGTGTGGCTATGGCAACAGGTGCTTATTCTCGTGTCCGTCGTCAGTTCAAAATTCCAATTGGTAAAATGGAAGGCATTGAAGAGCCATTAGCTCGTCTGGCTGGTAACGCCTATCTTTTAGATTCGGCGGCAACCTTAATTACTACGGGTATTATGCTGGGAGAAAAACCTGCCGTATTATCCGCTATCGTAAAATATCATTGTACTCACCGAGCACAACGTGGCGTTATTGATGCAATGGATATCGTTGGTGGTAAAGGGATCAGCCTTGGGCCATCAAACTTTGTCGCACGTTCTTATCAAGGTTCTCCAATTGCCATCACGGTTGAAGGTGCCAATATTTTAACTCGTAGCATGATCATTTATGGTCAAGGTGCTATCCGTTGCCATCCTTATGTATTAGATGAAATTGCAGCGGCACGAGACAATAACCTACACGATTTTGACCGTGCTTTATTTGGTCATATCGGTCACGTGGCAAGTAACACCTTACGCAGTCTATGGTTAGGTATCACCAATGGACGATTAAGTAATTCGCCAACTAATGATGAAACTCGTCGTTATTATCAACAAATTAACCGTCTGAGTGCCAATATGGCGCTGTTATCTGATGTTTCAATGGGTGTTTTAGGCGGAAGCTTAAAACGTCGTGAGCGTATTTCAGCACGCTTGGGTGATATATTAAGTCATATCTTCCTCGCATCTGCCGCACTTAAGCGTTATGAAGATGAAGGTCGCCATACCGCCGATTTACCTCTCGTACATTGGAGCGTAAAAGAGTGTTTATACCAAGCTGAAAATGCGATTGACGAACTGCTACGCAATTTCCCAAGCCGTGCTGTTGCTGGCACTATGCGAGCAATTATTTTCCCACTGGGTAAAGCTCAAAAATTACCATCAGATAAATTAGATAGCAAAGTGGCGCAACTTATCCAACAACCGTCTGAAACCCGTGATCGCATTGGTAGAGGTCAATACTTAACACCAAGCGAGCATAATCCACATGGTTTAATGGAAGAAGCACTGCTGGATATTTTAGCGGCTGAACCTATTTTCGACCGTATTTGTCGCCTCTATGAGAAGAAATTTAACTTTACTCAATTAGATAAATTAGCAGACAAAGCACTGGCTGATAAACGAGTAACTCAAGAAGAAGCTGATATCTTACGTAAAGCAGAACAGAGTCGCTTACGGAGTATCAATGTTGATGAATTTGACTTTGATGCATTGGCGGTGCCAGCAAAAAAGCCGAAAACTGACAAAGTCAAAACAGACAAAGCAGCCTAA
- the lpcA gene encoding D-sedoheptulose 7-phosphate isomerase: MYQDLIRGELTEAADTLSRFLQDDANIEAIQKAAVLLADSFKAGGKVLSCGNGGSHCDAMHFAEELTGRYRENRPGYPAIAISDVSHISCVSNDFGYEYIFSRYVEAVGKEGDVLLGISTSGNSGNIIKAISAAREKGMKVITLTGKDGGKMDGTADIEIRVPHFGYADRIQEIHIKVIHILIQLIEKEMEK, encoded by the coding sequence ATGTACCAAGATCTTATCCGTGGTGAATTAACAGAAGCAGCAGATACACTCTCTCGCTTTCTTCAAGATGATGCAAATATTGAAGCTATCCAAAAAGCTGCGGTGTTATTAGCAGATTCTTTTAAAGCAGGCGGTAAAGTATTATCTTGCGGTAATGGTGGCTCTCATTGTGATGCAATGCATTTTGCAGAAGAGTTAACCGGACGCTATCGTGAAAATCGCCCTGGTTATCCTGCCATTGCTATTTCAGATGTAAGCCATATTTCATGTGTGAGTAATGATTTTGGCTATGAATATATCTTCTCTCGTTATGTTGAAGCAGTGGGTAAAGAAGGTGACGTTCTGTTGGGTATTTCAACCTCAGGCAATTCAGGCAATATCATCAAAGCAATTAGTGCTGCGCGTGAGAAAGGCATGAAAGTCATTACGTTAACGGGGAAAGATGGCGGAAAAATGGACGGTACAGCAGATATTGAAATTCGTGTACCTCATTTCGGTTACGCTGATCGTATTCAAGAAATTCATATCAAAGTTATCCATATTCTGATCCAATTAATTGAAAAAGAAATGGAAAAATAA
- a CDS encoding class II glutamine amidotransferase, whose product MCELLGMSANVPTDINFSLSGLIPRGGKTGPHKDGWGITFYEGLGCRTFKDPQASAISPVARFVQEYPIKSEAVIAHIRQANRGNVSLENTHPFTRELWGKNWTYAHNGQLKGYQSLETGRFRAIGQTDSEKAFCWILNQLENRYKRTPVNWPAVFRFIAILASQLKQKGVFNMLLSDGRFVMAYCSTNLHWITRKAPFGKAKLLDQDVEIDFQQHTQSDDVVSVISTLPLTGNESWQRIPAGEFVLFDRGVRIL is encoded by the coding sequence ATGTGTGAGTTGTTAGGCATGAGTGCAAATGTACCGACAGATATTAACTTCAGTCTAAGTGGCTTAATTCCTCGAGGTGGAAAGACAGGACCTCATAAAGATGGATGGGGAATTACTTTCTACGAAGGATTGGGATGTCGTACATTTAAAGATCCTCAAGCCAGCGCAATTTCACCAGTCGCTCGCTTTGTTCAAGAGTACCCGATTAAATCAGAGGCTGTGATCGCTCATATTCGTCAAGCGAATCGAGGTAATGTCTCTTTAGAAAATACCCATCCTTTCACCCGTGAATTATGGGGAAAAAACTGGACTTATGCGCATAATGGTCAACTGAAAGGTTATCAATCTCTTGAGACAGGGCGTTTTCGGGCGATAGGGCAGACAGATAGTGAAAAAGCTTTTTGCTGGATCTTAAATCAACTTGAAAATCGCTATAAACGAACTCCTGTGAATTGGCCTGCTGTATTTCGTTTTATCGCTATTTTAGCCTCTCAATTAAAGCAAAAAGGGGTCTTTAATATGCTGTTGTCGGACGGTCGATTTGTAATGGCATATTGTTCAACTAACTTACACTGGATCACGCGTAAAGCACCTTTCGGCAAAGCAAAATTACTTGATCAAGATGTAGAAATTGATTTCCAGCAACACACACAATCAGATGATGTGGTTTCTGTTATTTCAACATTACCATTGACTGGAAATGAATCTTGGCAGCGTATTCCCGCTGGCGAGTTTGTCTTATTTGATCGTGGTGTGCGTATTCTGTAG
- a CDS encoding L,D-transpeptidase family protein, with amino-acid sequence MTSHAKLLISFLTLMLTSLLVNAENSSSFLMKPVKKSTGEPIYIQIFKEESLLELYTEKLDGQLEKVRTYPICSYSGGLGPKKFQGDLKSPEGFYQVNFSQLNPNSRFYRAINLGFPNQYDKSKGYTGDFLMIHGACKSVGCYAMTDSVMDEIYQYAELALQGGQSTINIHIFPFKMTAENMKKHQYSKDMDFWQQLMPAYQYVEERKQIPSVTVQDGRYYVNSTLTSSNSVNSVLNLSQNSESKWLQNTHTTIK; translated from the coding sequence ATGACCAGTCACGCAAAACTACTAATCAGTTTTTTAACATTAATGTTAACTTCCTTATTAGTTAACGCTGAAAATAGTTCAAGTTTCCTAATGAAACCTGTTAAAAAAAGTACAGGCGAGCCTATCTATATTCAAATTTTCAAAGAAGAAAGCTTACTTGAACTTTATACGGAAAAATTAGATGGGCAATTAGAAAAAGTACGTACTTACCCTATTTGTAGCTATTCTGGAGGTCTTGGACCTAAAAAGTTTCAAGGTGATTTAAAAAGCCCTGAAGGTTTTTATCAGGTCAATTTCTCGCAATTAAATCCGAACAGTCGATTTTACCGAGCTATTAACCTAGGATTTCCTAATCAATATGATAAATCAAAAGGATACACCGGCGACTTTTTAATGATCCACGGGGCATGTAAATCAGTTGGTTGCTATGCAATGACAGATTCAGTAATGGACGAAATTTATCAGTATGCTGAATTGGCGCTACAAGGAGGCCAATCTACGATTAATATTCATATTTTTCCATTTAAGATGACCGCTGAAAATATGAAAAAACACCAGTACTCAAAAGATATGGATTTCTGGCAACAGCTTATGCCAGCCTACCAATATGTTGAAGAGCGCAAACAAATCCCATCTGTTACTGTTCAAGATGGGCGTTATTACGTTAATAGCACTTTGACTTCATCGAATAGTGTAAATTCAGTCCTTAACTTATCACAAAATAGCGAAAGCAAATGGCTACAGAATACGCACACCACGATCAAATAA
- a CDS encoding Na(+)-translocating NADH-quinone reductase subunit A — MIKIKKGLDLPIAGAPAQVIEDGPAIRRVALLGEEYVGMRPSMMVSEGEHVKKGQILFEDKKNAGVVFTSPACGKVVAINRGERRVFQSIVIEIDGDEEITFNRYDSSTLSDLTREQVETNLVNSGMWTALRTRPYSRTPHLGTTPVAIFVSAMDTNPLAADPMVIIEQNEKAFNDGLVVLTRLTEGKVYVCHGEKSPTKLNDGQISYNQFAGPHPAGLVGTHIHFLEPVSTKKMVWHLNYQDVIAIGYLFTTGSLYTERVVALAGPQVKAPRLVRTRLGADLYELTKDQLVDGENRIISGSVLWGWKSDEAHHYLGRFHNQVSVLREGRDKELFGWGMPGSDKFSITRTTIGHFLKNKRFAFTTTMNGGERSMVPIGNYERVMPLDIMATHLLRDLVVGDTDSSQALGCLELDEEDLGLCTYVCPSKYEYGPALRQVLTKIEQEG; from the coding sequence ATGATTAAAATTAAAAAAGGACTCGACCTCCCAATTGCAGGAGCGCCTGCCCAAGTGATAGAAGACGGACCCGCGATTCGACGCGTAGCATTGCTAGGTGAAGAATATGTCGGTATGCGTCCTTCTATGATGGTTTCGGAAGGTGAGCATGTAAAAAAAGGGCAAATTCTTTTTGAAGATAAAAAGAATGCCGGTGTTGTTTTCACCAGCCCAGCTTGTGGTAAAGTCGTTGCAATTAACCGCGGCGAACGTCGTGTGTTCCAATCTATCGTTATCGAAATTGATGGCGACGAAGAAATTACCTTTAACCGTTATGATAGCTCAACGCTCTCAGACCTGACCCGCGAACAAGTTGAAACTAACCTTGTTAATTCGGGAATGTGGACTGCGTTAAGGACTCGTCCTTATAGCCGTACTCCGCATTTAGGCACAACACCTGTTGCCATTTTCGTCTCTGCAATGGATACAAATCCGCTTGCAGCAGATCCTATGGTTATTATTGAGCAAAATGAGAAGGCATTTAATGATGGCCTTGTTGTTTTAACTCGTTTAACCGAAGGGAAAGTCTATGTTTGTCATGGTGAAAAATCACCGACAAAATTAAATGACGGACAAATTAGCTATAACCAATTTGCAGGCCCACATCCAGCAGGATTAGTCGGTACGCATATCCATTTCTTAGAACCTGTTAGTACTAAGAAAATGGTTTGGCATTTAAATTATCAAGATGTTATTGCTATTGGTTATCTGTTTACAACAGGTTCTTTATATACAGAGCGTGTTGTTGCATTAGCTGGCCCTCAAGTAAAAGCACCTCGTTTAGTGCGTACTCGTTTAGGGGCTGATCTCTATGAGTTAACTAAAGATCAATTAGTTGATGGTGAAAACCGCATTATTTCTGGCTCTGTATTATGGGGATGGAAATCTGATGAGGCTCATCACTATTTAGGTCGTTTCCATAACCAAGTTTCTGTATTACGTGAAGGTCGTGATAAAGAGTTATTTGGTTGGGGTATGCCGGGTAGCGATAAATTTTCTATCACTCGTACCACTATCGGTCACTTCTTAAAAAATAAACGCTTTGCATTCACAACTACTATGAATGGTGGCGAACGTTCAATGGTACCAATTGGTAACTATGAGCGTGTGATGCCGTTAGACATTATGGCAACGCATTTATTACGTGATTTAGTTGTAGGTGATACTGACAGTTCTCAAGCATTAGGTTGTTTGGAATTGGATGAAGAAGATTTGGGATTATGTACTTATGTTTGCCCAAGCAAATATGAGTATGGCCCAGCACTGCGCCAAGTATTGACCAAAATTGAGCAGGAAGGGTAA